In Allocoprobacillus halotolerans, a genomic segment contains:
- the coaBC gene encoding bifunctional phosphopantothenoylcysteine decarboxylase/phosphopantothenate--cysteine ligase CoaBC — protein sequence MSKKIIIGITGSIAAFKSVQLISDLVKKGYLVEVMMSESATRFITPVCIQSLTKRKVYVDTFDDENPAIITHIDIVKDADLFMVVPASAHTIAKMAYGMADNMLTSAFLAATCPKLIAPAMNVHMYENAITQKNMQILKDTGVVFVEPIAGLLACGDVGKGKLADESVLLEMIEYMLMPKTLQNKKILVSAGPTQESIDPVRFITNHSSGKMGYALARHAFLLGAQVTLISGPTSLAKPYGVEVIDVVSAKEMHDEIMQRVHDYDYIIMAATVGDYSCQTIAQEKIKKSDDTLTLQLQKNQDILYKIGQQRSSHQVICGFAMETQDLIQNAKQKLKKKNCDMIVANHLKTKGAGFQGDTNVVSILTPDDIQHYELMSKNELSVLILNQMKQWEDEKC from the coding sequence ATGTCTAAAAAAATAATTATTGGTATAACTGGTAGCATTGCTGCCTTTAAAAGTGTTCAGTTGATTAGTGATTTAGTAAAAAAAGGATATCTGGTTGAAGTTATGATGAGTGAGAGTGCCACGCGTTTTATTACACCTGTTTGTATTCAATCATTAACAAAACGTAAAGTTTATGTTGATACATTCGATGATGAAAATCCTGCCATTATTACTCATATAGATATCGTCAAAGATGCAGATTTATTTATGGTTGTTCCAGCGAGTGCTCATACGATTGCTAAGATGGCTTATGGGATGGCTGACAATATGTTGACAAGTGCTTTTCTAGCTGCAACTTGTCCTAAATTAATAGCTCCTGCTATGAATGTTCATATGTATGAAAATGCAATAACACAAAAAAATATGCAAATTCTAAAAGATACAGGGGTTGTTTTTGTTGAACCAATAGCTGGACTTCTTGCCTGTGGTGATGTAGGAAAAGGAAAGTTGGCTGATGAATCTGTTCTATTAGAAATGATTGAATATATGTTGATGCCTAAAACATTACAAAACAAAAAGATCTTAGTGAGTGCCGGCCCAACGCAGGAAAGCATTGATCCTGTTCGTTTTATTACCAATCATTCAAGTGGAAAGATGGGCTATGCTTTAGCGCGTCATGCCTTTTTATTGGGAGCACAAGTCACATTAATCAGTGGTCCAACATCATTAGCCAAACCTTATGGTGTGGAAGTGATTGATGTTGTCAGTGCAAAAGAAATGCACGATGAAATCATGCAACGTGTTCATGATTATGATTATATTATTATGGCAGCGACTGTGGGTGACTATAGTTGTCAAACAATTGCCCAAGAAAAAATAAAAAAGAGTGATGATACACTCACTTTACAATTACAAAAAAATCAGGATATACTCTACAAAATCGGTCAACAAAGAAGTTCTCATCAAGTTATTTGTGGTTTTGCGATGGAAACTCAAGATTTAATTCAAAATGCTAAACAAAAATTAAAAAAGAAAAATTGTGATATGATTGTTGCCAATCATTTAAAAACAAAAGGTGCTGGTTTTCAAGGAGATACAAATGTTGTCAGTATTTTAACTCCAGATGATATTCAACATTATGAATTGATGTCTAAAAATGAATTGTCTGTTTTAATTTTAAATCAAATGAAACAATGGGAGGATGAAAAATGTTAA
- a CDS encoding ECF transporter S component, whose product MNKQKTKNLALMSLFIAIEILMVMIPFLGFIPIGPLRATTLHIPVIIAGIVLGKKQGAMIGLVFGLSSLVINTIQPTITSFVFSPFISGSFWSMVVAIIPRVCIGYVAGFIYEKLKKHTIIAMGLGAF is encoded by the coding sequence ATGAATAAACAAAAAACAAAGAATTTAGCATTGATGTCGCTTTTTATAGCCATTGAGATTTTAATGGTTATGATTCCCTTTTTAGGATTTATTCCAATTGGCCCGTTACGTGCTACTACTTTGCATATTCCCGTTATTATTGCAGGAATCGTTCTAGGAAAAAAACAAGGTGCAATGATTGGTCTGGTTTTTGGCTTATCTAGCTTAGTTATCAATACTATTCAGCCTACTATTACATCTTTTGTCTTTTCTCCTTTTATCAGTGGTTCTTTCTGGAGTATGGTCGTTGCAATTATTCCAAGAGTATGCATTGGATATGTTGCAGGTTTTATTTATGAAAAATTGAAAAAGCACACAATCATCGCAATGGGGCTAGGTGCTTTTTAG
- the rbr gene encoding rubrerythrin, producing the protein MAKWVCIICGYVHEGDVAPEQCPICKAPASQFEKVEEKKSKYAGTKTEKNLMEAFAGESQARNKYTYFAEMARKEGLEQIAAIFEETANQEKQHAKMWFAEFHGIGATDENLEVAAAGENEEWTDMYKRMAEEAREEGFEELAIKFENVGKVEKSHEARYLRLLKNYKEGKTFKGDAPKGWKCRQCGFIYEGEEAPERCPTCGYPKAYFERMAENY; encoded by the coding sequence ATGGCAAAATGGGTTTGTATAATTTGTGGGTATGTTCATGAAGGAGATGTAGCTCCAGAACAATGTCCTATTTGTAAAGCTCCAGCTAGTCAATTTGAAAAAGTAGAAGAAAAGAAATCTAAATATGCTGGAACAAAAACTGAAAAGAATTTAATGGAAGCTTTTGCAGGAGAATCTCAAGCAAGAAATAAATATACTTACTTTGCAGAAATGGCAAGAAAAGAAGGTTTAGAACAAATTGCTGCGATTTTTGAAGAAACAGCGAATCAAGAAAAACAACATGCGAAAATGTGGTTTGCTGAATTTCATGGGATTGGGGCAACTGATGAAAACTTAGAAGTTGCTGCTGCTGGTGAAAATGAAGAATGGACTGATATGTATAAACGTATGGCTGAAGAAGCAAGAGAAGAAGGATTTGAAGAATTAGCTATTAAGTTTGAAAATGTTGGTAAAGTAGAAAAATCACATGAAGCACGTTATTTAAGATTATTGAAAAACTATAAAGAGGGAAAAACATTTAAAGGAGATGCACCAAAAGGATGGAAATGTAGACAATGTGGTTTCATCTATGAAGGTGAAGAAGCTCCTGAAAGATGTCCAACTTGTGGCTATCCAAAAGCTTATTTTGAAAGAATGGCTGAAAATTATTAA
- a CDS encoding PadR family transcriptional regulator, with protein MDPQLKKGFLEFCVLASLVQKDSYGYQIVKDVSECIEISESTLYPILKRLESKQLVTTYSIEHNHRLRRYYQMTELGKRRLLEFMEQWQDIEKIYHYIEGELKHD; from the coding sequence ATGGATCCGCAGCTAAAGAAAGGTTTTTTAGAATTTTGTGTTTTAGCCAGTCTGGTTCAAAAAGATTCTTATGGTTATCAAATTGTAAAAGATGTGAGTGAGTGTATAGAAATTTCAGAATCAACTTTATATCCTATTTTAAAAAGATTGGAATCAAAACAATTGGTCACAACATATAGTATTGAACACAATCATCGTTTACGTCGATATTATCAAATGACGGAACTGGGAAAACGCCGATTATTAGAATTTATGGAACAATGGCAGGATATAGAAAAAATTTATCATTATATTGAAGGAGAGTTGAAACATGACTAA